The stretch of DNA AAAGTTGGAATTAGATTTATCCTAAGCACACAGATTTAATCTATATTTTGCTATATTCATGGGGTTGAGTGGCTGAGAAAGCAAACATGTTACAGAAATAGTTTTTTGTACTTTCAGCCCGGTATAAgatatttaaaaatagtttCCAAAACAATTTGTGagccttatatatatatatatatatatatatatatatatatatatatatatatatatatatatattataataattacatatgaacaaaaggtagacggacaacaagctgcgccgctaaaCCTTTTTGTATAGCAAAActcaatctttgaaaaactacatTCATCGACCCAGGCGACACAACATTACTATGCTAGACCTTTTGAACTCTTTTTAAAAGCTTTCGGCCTCTGGTTCTAGAAAGCCAaaagtgtataagatggtttcAGATATCTTCTTTCTACACTCTATCAAACAATGTGCAACAGACCAAAATTCAAAACAGAAATATAAAGCTAATAATGTACTATAACTTACTCGAGTTCTTGGCGAAGGGCGTCAAAGAGTTCTCTTTTAGTCTGTTTCTCAGCCCCAGGTGTGTTGAGAACCTTACTCTGTTCAGCCATTTTTATAGTAGTACTCTTCAATTCCTCCTGCAAACATTTAACAAGAATTTGTAAACCAATTAaaagagaatgaaaaaaaaaaaaggaataaaaatcGGTGTGGAAAGTACATTGGCTTTGAGCTGGTTGATGATCTTCAATCTGAGGGCATCAATTGTTCCGTCGTTCATAAGCGATTCCAAAACATCTTCGGGAGTGATTACCGAAGAAGAAGCCATAAATAATGCGCTTAACAGAAGAAGGGGAAATACGAAAGAATTTCGATTATCGTTGGATAGAGACAAATTTAGGTTTTGAAAACGAAATAAGATGGGTGCAGTGTGAGTTTGAGGAAAGGAATTGAGAAAACACGTTCAAggagggtttagggttttgctCGTATGAATTTCGACTATCGAGTCGATGGTGATGTCAAGTTGAGAggtagaagatgaagatgttgtGATGATAGGCAGTCAGTTTAGACATGGCAATTGGCAATGGTGCGGGGCGGTGCGGTTTTTGCCCTCCCCACCATCAAACCCATAAAGTCTGGGTTTTTCCAAACTCATCCCAATTTTAAgcgaacataaaaaatttaacctCAAACTCGAGAATGAATTCTCTCCATTGGAATTTCCTCAATTTTCCTCGATTGTTATATATCCACCATTCAATCCATCTCctacatttttataattttctttttcttttttttttctctcatgttgATGGTGGATGTGAAACAACTGGGGTGGATACCAATTTCCTTATTACCTGTCCTAACCTCGTCTTTTGAAATCGGAAAAATTTAAACTCAAACTCAATCAACTCGAGTTTTCTCCGTTAAAGCATGTAGGGTTTAGGCGGGTATCCGTGGCTATGACTATTAACCCAATAATATGATGGGCATTAACCTAATAATTGGACTTGGTCATGTATGTAGAAATGATGCAAAAATATTGTGTTATATAATGAGTCAGATCTCAGTAAGCTAAGAGGTGGTACACTTTTAAGTTGGCTTAATTGTATATTTGGtcaataatgtttattttagattttaagttggtcccttatgtttattttgttttaaattggtcccttatattttaaaagtttcaagttgctccctcaaatttttaaatatttcaaattggtccctcaAGTTTCTCAAATTTAAATTAGTATGTCCtataaaaatgattaaatagGAACTAACTAATTCAAGTTTTTAAAACtgagggaccaacttgaaacatttaaaacataagggaccaacttgaaacctaaaataaacataaaagaccaacttgaaacttttgaaacataagggatcaatttaaaacctaaaataaacataagggaccaaatatacAATTAAGACTTTTAAATCAAAATAGGTAAGATTTTATAGAGTTTAGTTTTGGACAACTTGTCTTCAAGGCAGCCAACTCGTGAATTGTAGTCTTTGTAGAGATAAATTTGACCTAACTCTAGTGGACTAGCCAAGTTTTGGTGTGGCCATGGCCACACTAGGCCTTAACAATTACTAATATAGATCTGTCCCGATTCCAATCATAACTAATGGAATCCTACTTTTGGCCCCCCCGCCATACATGtgcacccccccccccccccgatATTTCGAATTTACGATTCTCACTACTTATAaagcgagtgtgtaaatagcaaaaattggGGGGAAAGAGTTCGCTTTTCTAGAAAGCAAACTGCAGTTGggttcgctttctagatagcaaaGTCCAACTGAGTTCgtttctagaatgcgaactccgtttttcatgattttttcattttaaggGGTAGATTTGAGCTAAAAATATTGACATTCGCTACTTATAGTGCGAAAAAACACTTGTATCATAGAAAGAGAGAGggttaatttgattattttaaggGGTAGCCGAGAATATTTAGGGGTGCGAAAGATTGAATTCTAACTAATGATGTTTTTGTTCTGATTTATCTTTAGCTTTGATATCACACGAAAAACACTTTGGGCTAATTGCACTTGCATGCACATGATGTAACTATGTTCTTAAAAGAATAACTCATAATGCAATTTTTCTAAGAAATATTTCGCATCGATGATTTTTATATAGCTTCATCTatgctttattttattgcatGTTTCATGTATGTTTCTTACGAACACCAAGTTGCAAAAAATAACAGTCGGCCCTAATTTTTAGAGAGATAGGTTATTTCTTCTCTTTAAGTTTATTCATATTCTTTCAGATGATTTTgggtttttctttttaatctgAAATCAGctctttgcattttttttctatttgatttaatttaaataagtgattttaaCATATATTAGGATTTCCctttgtcttcttttttttttttttttgatttcgTTGTTCCGTCTTGGTGATTGTTGTCCAGTCTCTTAGTGCGGTGTCTGTTTTGCCATCTTGTTGCGTTGTTCGTTTGATTGAATTGGCAAACCAACTTTGGTAAATTACTGATTCACACAGTGGCTAAGTTCGTCAACGATGCAGATCCGGAGGAAAAGTTCGTTTGAttgattaggattaggattaggatttaagtatatattaaattatattgaaatttaaatagtcgcttaattacacttttactctattatctttattttatgttttaagttgatcccttatcttttaaattttttaagtaggtcccttatcttttctgcaggtttcaagttggtccttccCGTTAAACttttcactattaccgttaaatttAGACACGTGTCATCTTTTCCAATTGTGATTTATGTTTAccacgtgtccaaatttaacggtaacagtgaaaaatttgacgggagGACCAACGTGAAACCTatagaaaagataagggactaatttaaaacttttaaaaaataagggaccaacttaaaacataaaataaagataaggaccaaaaatGCAAATATTTGTCCGACCAAATTTAGTGGCTAAAAAATGGTCTAATTTTAATCTAACAAATATTTGTCTAATATATGAATCTGACAACTAGTCCAATGCTTTCTCCTCAATCAGGTGTGCACGTTGCTGtatgaaattatttatttctaGTAATCACTTAAAGCTGTAAGGAATTAAGGATAATTCATTCATCTTATTTCATAGTCCTTCACACGACATTctactctctttttctctctccgcgttcCAGCCAAGTCTCACCACCATCACCCAACTTTCAAAACCTTTATCTTTAGCCAGGTGAAAGATTTAGGTGGTGACAATAATTTGGTCACATAAATATGcttagaaaataattaaataatatgtacatttaaaataaataaattatatgcaTTTTTTGTGTGTGCGATTAAATGATGTGAGTAAAAAGATTGTGACCACCTTAATATTTTCCTCTATTTAGGGTTCTGATAAAATTacaatgatattttaattttttaaaattataacttttgtcaaaatcataattttatttaatgtgattttgatacaaaataatttaaaaactgttttttaaagacttttaaaatagttatTTTGATACAAAAgttattttgtgtaaaaaaataagttattttatgtttacttaaaatcataaaaaattattttacccACATATATTGGGTCTTGAAGACGAGCAGACTTCTGCAATGTAACAAATTAATGTTTGAATTTCGGTTGAAAGAGGTGTCCCCACATTTAATGGCCGACAATGCGTCAAATAGGATTACCTTTGGTTTTATCAGACActaaaaaactcataaaaagtgattttgcattttttttttctttttatgttatcatattaaaagaagaaagttttCATCGTTGTTTAGTGGTAATTAATCTCCGTCGAGAAATATGTGGAAGTGGGATACATAGAATGAGTTCTTTCCtttcaaccgaattttttttcatatgcaaGAGTCATGGATAAAATATATGTGACCACTTTTcggttaaaaattatatatttttcaaaatttaatcaaaataactTTTCATTTTTGGTATAATCTAAGcaaaatattttcaatataacTTACACAAgcattaaaaattatttttaacatcTATAAAGCTCGATTGacaatatcaatattattactattagaCTGAGCATTTTTATTTGACTTTGAACCCAAAACTTCGCAATTACATAGATGAAAGGTTTTAACTTAAAAAAACTGATTGTATCCTCAAATAGTCTTCCACAAATACACTTTGAGtggctaaaaaaattatttctcaGATTCTTTCCTTAGATCGAATTCTAACTACATGATTAAAAAACTTTGATTTAGTTGACATAAATTTTAATGGCTCTCACTTTCAAATAATAGGTTTTAGAATTATCAAATTCAATAAAAAGGTCAAATATACGTGACagcaaaataattaaatattttaaaatatttatttaacgcGGAATTAGTTCTTCATACAAAGTTTGTCACATTATTAGTCCTATATAAAGACACTACAAACCAAAAGCAAAACCATCCAATCCTAATTTTTCAAGTCCATATataaaacatcaaatttatACAAGCAAAGGTTATATAATTAATCAAGGTAATTATAAACATggcaaattttgaaaaattgattacTTTGTTCTTCTTTGCTATTGTGCTACCTAGCATTGTCCTAGTAGATGCCTCTTTTTCCAAAAGCATGCATATTACTTGGGGTGCTCAACATGCATTACTTCAGGGTGATGATCTCCAACTTGTGTTGGATAAATCTTCAGGTATATAAATCAATTATATGTACTTATAATTTGCATCAAAATTAATTAGATAATCCTTTTGTTAATATGCATTTTGGTAAGAGAAAAGCTTATcactaaatatgataaaaaaaaaatttaattaacctCTGGTTCTTGGGGAAAGAGCtctggtaatccagagttcggctgCAAGATAAATAAAGTCTGGCGAAGAACTATTCCTACCAGGAATGAACTCAGATTCTCCTGAACGATTCGTCCTAATGGAAGCTCATTAACTACTTAAGTTCGATGTTTTGGTTAGGAAAATAACTTTTAGTTGCAAGCATGATCTTTTAATgagtgaagtttttttttttggccacCATAATGTGAAGTAGAATTTCCAATAACTAATTTTTGGCAACCACCTTTGATATAGATTTGTCAATGGAAAATTTATTAGtatgtttcaatatttttctaATTAATATTGATGAAAGGTTTTTATTTTTGGCAACCATCATATTAGTGTGAAGTTTCTACCGGATTTGCCAATAGCTAATTTCTATCATGAAATTTGAGTGACCATCTTATTAGTGACATTTTTTTGCAACCATTATATTATTGTGAAATATCTACCggatttgccaaaaaaaattcatccacAACTCAAAACTTCATGGAAGAAAAAGTGTAGTTGTGAGGGAAGATCCCATTAAAGGTGGCAACTaagttttttgacaaaaattaatcaTCAAAAAAATCGTTGAATATTTTGCACCAATAAAATAGTTACCTAAAATAATTTACTTtcgtttgtaaaaaaaattaaattactttCGAGTATAAATACCACAAACAAATTTAGTCCTGTAAGTGTAGCGCAAATGATAGTTATCATggacattattggagtggccgggattcgaaccccggatTCCACAATTcttcacatttaaatgtgtgagactctagccactagactacttgacaaaaaaatatatgacaaaTCTAAACAACATACAATCTATAGTTGGTCAATAATAAAAGTTTGACCATGTAATTTTAAGAGACGAGATTTAGGTTTCATATtagtctcttaaagaaaaaaaggttcacTTTGATCCCTTAACTATATGATTGTTAGTCACAATGGTCCCTTCCGTCAGTTTTTAACACAAAATGTATTAGGTGGACTAACATTACATTTGGTCCACCATAGATCTCAATAAATCTCTTAATTTAAGCCGTTTGATCttattgaaaaacaatattaaattttgaatgtCCACCATATCTAATGGTGCACCATTACCaactaattttcttttctatttcttcatcttcttcctttatcttgttcttcattttcatcatcatgttcataaattcatcaaataaatccagaaaaacacaaaaaacacataaacaaCAAAATGAAATGGTGCATGCGCGGAGGGGTTTGGTTTTTGCTGGTTTTTTTCCCCTTTCTCTGCTACTGCAGATTTGTTTTGCTCTATTTTCGGGCTACTGTGTTGCTGTTTGGGTAGTTAGTTTTTGGTATGCAGCTGTAGCCTTCATGTATTTGTGTCTTTTCCACCTCCCTTGATAATAAATtttgcttcttaaaaaaaaaaaaacataaaatccaGAAGTTTTGGATTCACGGGGTTGTTAAAAttcaaagtttgatttttcGGATCTGAGTTCATGGGGTTCATGGCAGTTgcctaaaatcaaacttttgattgacattaaaaatcaaactttgatTTTTCGGATCTAGATTCATAGGAGTTgcttaaaagttaaaatcaaaactctgattaacattcaaattcaaactttGATTATAAaagcaattaaataaataaaaaacagaaatcGGTATGGAATTAGAATGAATTGGAATCGGAGTATTGGAATGTGATTTATGTGAAGATGATGATGCGAGATATGCAAAAATGGTGAAAAAGgggaaggaagaagatgaagatctgcaaaaaaaaaaaaaaaaaaaaaactttccttGACTTGCCACGTCATCACAAGTTAACGTTTTCCGTGAAAATTAGACGGAAGGGACCAATATGGTTAAGgcatatgtctttaagggaccaattcagaccttctttttcctttaagggaccattgtaaaacctaaaatgtctttaagggaccatttaactaattaagccaataaTCATTAACACAgctttgattaaaaatatatttttctcttccccattttttgtttaaaaaatatattcattcatcTTGGTGTCATCTTAATTAACAAGTAATATATGGTTTTGCACTTAAATTTCAGGATCTGCAGCTCAAACAAAGAAACCGTTCTTATTTGGAACCTTTGAATCGCACATCAAATTCGTGCCAGGTGATTCTGCAGGAACAGTTACAGCCTACTATGTAAGTTCAACTACAAAGCAAATCCAATtaactccatttttttttctttcttccaataaaattgtaaatatcCATTAGAAAAATGGCTCGCTTGTGTTacctttttttaaataaaaaaaatgatttttatagtgggttatatttttgttaattttttttataaaagtttaaataaaaaattggtttaaatAGTTTCtcttaaaatatcattttaacTATTTCTTcattttactataatttttttcggATCATAAAATTTCAAGAAATCTCTAAAAACAAAGCTATTTTAAATAGCTTttcgcaaaaaaaaaatcatttttgagaaatatgttttctaaaaaattgtgatttttaataAGTGAAAATTTCCAACATGAATATTTAGGTTATTGGATGTTGATCTAATCTGATGATCAGAAGAGGTTGATGGCTGGTCCGTTGAGCAAATCGTCCACCggagggggggtttgtacctgtaggtgctctgatgcctaagtcagcaaagagaacaagagatacaagagagaagagagagaaagtagagAGTAGaatgattcagaatacctgactctcctgtctaggagagcttatatagttgcccccggcgctgggccaaaggttggtctattgggctgGAATAACCGGCcaaatagactcaactgccaagatagtccctgtatcgtaggggaggcGGTTATtcgcctctatcttggttggagtcGTTCCACTATTCGCGGGTAATGGATAAGCTCATTGACGAAGGCGTGGTTGAATGGATCAACATGCGTggatagatgagcacgtgttcAACGTGCTGCCTATACGTTATGTCGGggaggacacgtcattggctgacgtgtctgGGAAGCCTTCCCTTATTAGgttgtgccccaaatgtcgggcaggaagtgattgggccagctttggcccagtccagaacagatGTCAAATtcactattttaatttataaaaagatgtatttaaaataacttttactattttaattaaattaccaTTAAAACCACTTTTTTAAGTTAACAAAATGCACCCTAACATCATTAGATTctatcaataaaaatttgaaaatgagaTTGTACATAAGGTAAAAAAGAATGCTAATATttcatttgacaaaaaattgtgcAGCTATCCTCCACAGGAAGTCAACATGATGAAATAGATTTTGAATTCTTAGGAAATATTTCAGGACAACCTTACATTATTCATACAAATTTATTCACACAAGGAAATGGAAATAGGGAGGAACAATTTTACCTTTGGTTTGACCCAAGTGCTGATTTTCACAACTATACTATCCATTGGAACCCCACTGAAATTGTGTAAGTTGATATAATACTAAATTCTACTCATAGTAAAAGTTAATTATTCACAACTATACTATCCTTTTAATCCATAGTTCGTCCGCGAGGATAGAAAAGCATGATCCAAGTGCTGATTTTCACAACTATACTACAATTGACCGTTCATCttaaaaaatttgtatattCCTTTTTATAGGATCCTCTTTAAATATTGGCACAAATTACTttttttgccaacaaacttcTTAGTACATCCTATGTAACAACGACATAGGATGTACCTTCCCTGATCTATTTTTGTTTCTCTAAAATAATATTGGTTACATCCATCATTCTAATTTTGTATATATCATTTATCTCA from Trifolium pratense cultivar HEN17-A07 linkage group LG5, ARS_RC_1.1, whole genome shotgun sequence encodes:
- the LOC123885185 gene encoding probable xyloglucan endotransglucosylase/hydrolase protein 26, yielding MANFEKLITLFFFAIVLPSIVLVDASFSKSMHITWGAQHALLQGDDLQLVLDKSSGSAAQTKKPFLFGTFESHIKFVPGDSAGTVTAYYLSSTGSQHDEIDFEFLGNISGQPYIIHTNLFTQGNGNREEQFYLWFDPSADFHNYTIHWNPTEIVWYIDSIPIRVFRNYENEGIAYPNKQGMRVYTSLWNAGDWATRGGLIKTNWTNAPFIAKFNHFRARACKWHGEVSINQCASNIASNWWTSPIYKQLSYAQLGQMNWVRDNYMIYNYCSDTKRFNGQLPPECFKAQY